The nucleotide sequence GAATCAGGCGTTTCGGATCACGTCTGGAGCATCGAAGAGATAGCGGCGCTTGTCCCGTGAATCAAAACCGCCCACTACCACATATCGGCGCTAGGTTGCGGCACCTTGCAGGCGCAAAATAACATGAGCCGAAATGAGCGACTGCCGGATCGCGCGGCGGTATCGCACGCAATCGAGGCGCAGGCAATTTTGTCGATCGAATCGATGCTCGAGGCCTGCCACTAAGGATCGATACGCGCGACGCGGAGGCATCCAGGACGTCCCCCACCATCAACCAGCCAACCGAGGCGCCGCAGCGCGTCATGGTGGTCGATGACAACCACGACGCGGCCGAAGTGCTGTCGGAGGCGCTCGAACTGCTCGGCTATGAGACCCGCGTCGCGTATGACGCGCTCGCGACCCTCGACACGGTCGCGCAATTCAAGCCGCAGGTGATGCTGATCGACATCGGGATGCCGGTGATGGACGGCTACGAACTGGCGCGGCGGCTGCGCGCGATGAAAGAACTTGGGCATCCGAAATTGATCGCGCTCACCGGATTCGGCCAGGAGTCGGATCGCGCTCTCGCGCTGGAGGCGGGCTTCGACGAGCACATGGTGAAGCCGATCGATCTCGAAGGTCTCGAATCGCTCCTCAAGAAATAGCGGATTCCGCGCGCCTCGCATCACGGGCGGGCAACTCAGGATGTAGCCGAATCCACGAAACGCTCGATTCCGCCGGCCTGCAGCAAGAAAATCACGTTCAGCCTGAGCCTTGAACCTTTCACTCGACCAACTTCTTGCTTATATTGTCGGCAGTTAGCCGAACCAGCCGTAGATTTTGTTCTGAATTCACGTTTCGGCGACTTGGGCGGCGTGGCCTGATGGTGGTTGCGGTCGAGAAACGGATTTGTGATTCCGGCGTCGCTTAAATCAAGCGCTGCGGAGCGCACTGATGGCAGCGGACAAGAAAACTGACCCGGCGGAATCCGCGGGTCCGGCAGAAGCCAGGCCTCCCCGTCCCGCCGAATCACCGGCAACCCAGCCACTCGATCCAAGCGAAGCCAGCCCAAGTCCCGAGCCCGAACCCGCGCCCGCCTCCAAATCGTCGAAACGAACCGACGCCGAAGGACGCCTCGAAGTGCGCCCGATCGGCACCGCGCAAGGATTCCGCGAACTCGCCGCGCTCCACAAGCGGACCTGGAGCATGCTCAACGTCCGCGAGAAGAAGGTGCACGCCCTGATGTGGCCGCTCGCGATTCACTTCGGCCTCTATTCCGTGAAGCCCGGTAACGAACGCAAACGCCCGCCTCTGATCGGAGCCTTCTGGGCGCGATGCCTCGCCGACGCGCCGCTGACTCTCGGTCATCTGTACCCGGCGAGTTTGTTCAACGGCGACATGCTCGCGTCCGAGGTGTTCGAGTTCGGCGGGATGGTGATCGATCCGACCTACCAGGGCCGCGGCCTGGTCAAGATGATGTCCGATACGGCGCGGCTGTTTCTCTTTTCACGCCGGCCCAAACTGATCATCACCAACCCGGTCGAGCCGCTGTATGAGATGTACAAGCAACTCGGGCTCAAGACCGTGGGCCGCGCGCCGGTCGATCATCCGC is from Candidatus Binatus sp. and encodes:
- a CDS encoding response regulator yields the protein MVVDDNHDAAEVLSEALELLGYETRVAYDALATLDTVAQFKPQVMLIDIGMPVMDGYELARRLRAMKELGHPKLIALTGFGQESDRALALEAGFDEHMVKPIDLEGLESLLKK